One Telluria mixta DNA window includes the following coding sequences:
- a CDS encoding aminopeptidase, with amino-acid sequence MKLTRITPWLRPVLIAGTAAGLLASCSTLNYYSQAAQGQLELLSDARPIDDWIADPGTSTKLRHRLETARQIRRFAVAEMALPDNNSYKNYAALKRQYVLWNVVATPELSLRPLQWCFPVAGCVNYRGYYSKEAAESYAKELRDAGDDVEVGGVAAYSTLGWFSDPLISTFINYPDGELARMIFHELAHQIVYVQGDSQFNESFASTVEEVGVERWMERFGNQQMRDAYARYRSRKKDFLGLLMKYRKALEQNYAFLDRSDAQKRAVKARLFQELKDEYQVLKGNWGGYAGYDRFFEQPLSNAHLASIATYEDFVPAFRALLQREGSFPKFYHAVKKLADMDRSDRHRVLNALVPPLVTAPLMVQRSEIRP; translated from the coding sequence ATGAAACTCACACGGATTACCCCGTGGCTCCGCCCCGTGCTCATCGCAGGCACGGCAGCGGGGCTGCTGGCCAGCTGCTCGACGCTGAACTACTACTCCCAGGCGGCCCAGGGGCAGCTTGAACTCCTGTCGGACGCCCGTCCGATCGACGACTGGATCGCCGACCCCGGCACCAGTACCAAACTGCGCCATCGCCTCGAGACGGCGCGCCAGATCCGCCGCTTCGCAGTTGCCGAAATGGCTTTACCCGACAACAACAGTTACAAGAACTACGCGGCGCTGAAGCGGCAATACGTGTTGTGGAACGTCGTCGCCACGCCCGAGCTGTCGCTGCGGCCCTTGCAATGGTGCTTCCCCGTGGCCGGCTGCGTGAACTACCGCGGCTATTACAGCAAGGAAGCGGCCGAGTCGTATGCGAAGGAATTGCGCGACGCGGGCGATGACGTCGAGGTCGGCGGCGTGGCCGCGTATTCGACCCTGGGCTGGTTCAGCGATCCGCTGATCTCCACGTTCATCAACTACCCGGACGGCGAGCTGGCCCGCATGATCTTCCACGAGCTGGCGCACCAGATCGTGTACGTGCAGGGAGATTCGCAATTCAACGAATCGTTCGCGTCGACGGTGGAAGAGGTCGGCGTCGAACGCTGGATGGAGCGCTTCGGCAACCAGCAGATGCGCGACGCCTATGCGCGCTACCGGAGCCGCAAGAAGGATTTCCTCGGTTTGCTGATGAAGTACCGCAAGGCGCTCGAGCAGAATTACGCGTTCCTCGACCGCAGCGACGCCCAGAAGCGGGCCGTCAAGGCGCGTCTGTTCCAGGAGCTGAAGGACGAATACCAGGTCCTGAAGGGCAATTGGGGCGGCTATGCGGGGTATGATCGGTTCTTCGAACAGCCGTTGTCGAACGCCCACCTGGCATCGATCGCGACCTACGAGGATTTCGTGCCCGCGTTCCGCGCACTGTTGCAGCGCGAGGGCAGCTTCCCGAAGTTTTATCACGCCGTCAAAAAGCTGGCCGACATGGACCGGTCCGACCGCCATCGCGTGCTGAACGCTTTGGTGCCGCCGCTCGTGACGGCGCCGCTGATGGTGCAGCGCAGCGAAATCCGTCCGTAG